One Helianthus annuus cultivar XRQ/B chromosome 7, HanXRQr2.0-SUNRISE, whole genome shotgun sequence genomic region harbors:
- the LOC110896237 gene encoding uncharacterized protein LOC110896237: MDSKTHPALAVSNIKTHIPIMLEQDSAQYTTWSTLFQVQCRVFEVADHLSPPPAAAASSSTTNSDQKADDSADKALWQRIDAVVLQWIYATISPALLQIILSPGQTAYKAWTVLKNQFNDNKTTRAVFLGQEFAHLSLESFSSMTEYCQRAKHLADQLKAVGSPVDENMLVIKILTGLMEQYDSISTVLQNRDPLPDFNEVRSRLTMEEDKKKRQTARAAQHSATALTASVSSHSSSQTPNYYPASDRGHGRSRGRGRGRGRNYNNRNYNNRGPQTNTPAHPYIVFPSNWTANQWASLLNGSPSPSAQTIPPCPYPSKPNTPSSNSQGILGPRPDQITPTDIEQALYTMALNQPDHGVMDTGATSHSARYLLSV, translated from the coding sequence ATGGACTCTAAAACTCATCCGGCGCTTGCGGTATCCAACATCAAAACGCATATCCCCATCATGCTCGAGCAAGATTCAGCCCAATACACGACTTGGTCCACCTTATTTCAAGTACAGTGTCGAGTTTTCGAGGTTGCTGATCATCTCAGCCCGCCACCTGCTGCTGCCGCCTCGTCCTCAACCACCAATTCTGACCAGAAAGCTGATGATTCTGCAGACAAAGCTCTCTGGCAGCGTATTGATGCAGTAGTTCTTCAGTGGATTTACGCAACCATCTCCCCCGCACTTCTCCAGATTATCCTCTCTCCCGGTCAAACGGCGTATAAAGCATGGACCGTTCTGAAAAATCAGTTCAATGACAACAAGACTACTCGAGCCGTGTTTCTTGGTCAGGAATTTGCTCATCTCAGCCTCGAAAGTTTCTCCTCAATGACCGAGTACTGCCAACGGGCGAAACACCTCGCCGATCAACTCAAGGCAGTCGGTTCCCCCGTTGATGAAAATATGTTGGTAATTAAGATTTTAACAGGTCTCATGGAACAATACGATAGCATCTCAACCGTGTTACAGAATCGTGACCCGCTTCCTGATTTTAATGAGGTTCGATCTCGGCTCACCATGGAAGAAGATAAGAAGAAGCGTCAAACCGCCCGCGCGGCTCAACACTCCGCCACTGCCCTCACGGCTTCTGTCTCCTCACACAGCTCGTCGCAGACACCAAACTACTATCCTGCTTCGGATCGCGGTCATGGTCGCTCACGAGGACGCGGTCGTGGTCGTGGCCGCAACTACAACAATCGCAACTACAACAACCGTGGCCCACAAACCAACACTCCGGCCCATCCATATATTGTGTTCCCAAGTAATTGGACCGCCAATCAATGGGCCTCGCTCCTAAATGGTTCCCCCTCCCCATCGGCTCAAACCATACCCCCTTGCCCATACCCCTCTAAACCGAACACTCCTAGTTCGAACTCACAGGGCATTCTCGGACCTAGACCCGACCAAATTACACCTACAGATATTGAACAGGCATTATACACCATGGCTCTGAATCAGCCGGACCACGGGGTCATGGACACGGGCGCAACCTCTCATTCGGCCAGGTATCTACTCTCCGTCTAA